The nucleotide window AGAAttgtcttttttgctgaattgtgctttccaggcacttaatacagtgctcggcacacagagtgtgagcccccttctagactgtgagcccactgttgggtagggaccgtctctatatgttgccaacttgtacttcccaagcgcttagtacagtgctctgcacacagtaagcactcaataaatacggttgaatgaatgaatgaaagtgctcaatcaatacaattgattgaatgaatgaaagtgattgtGTTTTCTGTCTCGCCTaagcatttcaggacagagacagcctgtaagctccttgagggcaagactcACCTCcaccaactttactgtactttTCTGAGGGCTTATcactgtactctgcacccagcaggcactcagtaaatagtactgattgattccaGAAGGGAGGAGGCTCAGCCCCCAAGGCAGGGGAGATGTTCCAAGCTACAGTCTACTTACAGCcactagagtggaagctcctggaTGGCAGGAAATGTATGTTaaacttctgttgtacttcccaagcacttagtccatcatatattcattcattcaatcgtacttatgcagcacttactgtgtgcagagcactgtactaagcgcttgggaagtacaagttggatctgtaattatattcaatccataatttattatatctgtaatttatttatttatatatgtatattaatgcctgcctccccctataggctgtgagctcattgtgggcagggaatgtatctgtttgttgttatagcgtacaattccaagcacttagtataatactttgtacacagtaagcgttcaatcaatacgattgaatgactgactgactgaatgaatgaatagtccaatTTGTAGCTCAcaacaactgataataataataataataataataataataatggcatttattaagcacttcctatgtgcaaagcactgttctaagtgctggggaggttacaaggtgatcaggttgtcccacagagggctcacagtcttaacccccattttctcacagccttaacccccattttctcacagtcttaaccccccattttacagatgagggactgaggcacagagaagtgaagtgactaacccaaagtcacacagctggcggagccaggatttgaacccatgaactctgactccaaaacccaggctctttccactgagccacgctgcttcaataagttCAACAGATCAATAAGTACCCCTACTGCTACGGCTGCCTCTCTCTGGGGAAAAGAACCTGTCATCTGAtcatagttcatcatcatcaatcgtatttattgagcgcttactgtgtgcagagcactgtactaagtgcttaggaagtacaagttggcaacacatagagacagtccctacccaacagtgggctcacagtctcatagttCTCATTAAAATGATGGTTTTCATTCACATGGTGAGATCTGACCACcaacctcccaagcccaggtgccCAAGTTGTCCTGGCATCGGGCCCAGAGCCAACGGCCTGGTCTCCCACCCCTCCCGGGCACAAAGCCCCAGCCTGGACCCGGgccccctgtcccacagaggcagGCAGGTCTTTCTGTATCTGACCGGGAATATGAAGcccactctagtctgtaaattcattgtgggcagggaacatagctgagaagcagcgtggctcagtggaaagagcccgggctttggagtcagaggtcaggggttcaaatcctggctccgccaattgccggctgtgtgtctttgggcaagtcacttcacttctctgtgcctcagttacctcatctgtaaaatggggatgaagactgtgagccccacatgggacaacctgatcaccttgtaacctccccagcgcttagaacggtgctttgcacatagtaagcacttaataagtgccatcattattattattaccaaatctgctatactgtactctcccaagcgcttagtaccatgctctgcacacagtaagcgctcaataaatgactgaatgaatgaataaatacaactgattgaccaaCTGATTGAAGAATCAAGGAAGCTGACCCTGAGGGTCGACGGGTGAGCTCTTTCTTAGCCTGGTCTTGGAGCACTGCTACCATGGCATAGGGGTGGGCACCACTGACTGCAGATTGGCCCGTGGTTTTCCCGCCGACACCCGGGGAAGCAAAGCCCAAGTGAAAGATCCAAATCTGCATTTTAATTTTCTGTCGTCAATAAATAACAGAGAAGAGGCCCCGGTCGGGAACCCCTCGGGAAGATACAAGCAGCAAAGAGGAAACATGAGGTAAGACTTTTTTGCGATGCTCTGAGAGTCCCGTGTCAGTTTGTGCCCTCCGACCTGGTAGGGAGAGGGCAGTTaaggggtggggaaaggcagCCCCCACTTTCGGGCAGGTCAGAGGTTGGGGTGCCAATAAGCCCAGCCCGGTTTGGATGAGATTGTGGATAGCCTCTTCTTCAGACCAGGCCCACCCTGTCTATACCGGGCATATTCCACACGTCCCCGGCCATTCTGGTGATTTCTATTTTCTAAGATTGTTAAAATAatatccttttttccccctcaaatttAGAAGTTGGcttaaaaatgattaaaaatcTCTTTTAGTAACTAAAGTTTAATTTCCTCTCCTGCAGTTCCTAGAAAGCTGCCGAAGGTGTGGGGAGGCGGCCCCTCACTGGGCAGACTGGGTTGAGTGGGcggagctgagagtcagaagggcttgggtgggGGGGTTGGCTTCTGGCTGAAtggtgctgtgcctcagtttcccccaagtGGATGCTTTTTCCCCTATTAAAGGGAGGGGTTGGCCCTTGGATGCTCAAATAAAACATCGATGAGGCTGAGGGAGACCCCACCCTAAAAGCTCGTTGAATTGTTCAGGAAAGCAGCGCTAAGGAGGGGAGGACGATTCCTGGAAGTGAGGAAGGGCATCTGGGTTGCTGCTGAGAACAGGTTCTCGTCCCATTTTGAAAAATCATGTCAGCATCACAGTTCTAAAGGCACAAGGTCACCATGAGATCTGCTCACCTGGGTACCAGAAACCCAGCCGTTCAGTGGGGGCTGGTTTAATGAGGGCAGCCCCGAACCCCCAGCTGTGTCAAGGAGGAGGAGTGTGGTCCCGAGGGCTGGAGGtgacccccaggtctgtcccAATCCATCCCTCAACCCTTCTGCTACCTGCAAAACCTGGATCTGAGATGCCACCAGACACCCCCTTGCTGACCCAAGTAGTCAAACAGGCTGAGGTCACTCACAGGCAGGGCAGTGGAATGGGATTACATCACACAGACTCTTTTGGGAAAATCCGCAGAACCTGGAGCAGGCCCCCCGGAGCCTcttgacttcctcctcctcctctgctctccagAGACACTCtgccctgctcctggcttccCGTGGACATGGGCACCACTTCCGAGCCATGGGACTAGGCGGCAGGATCTGAGGCGGAGAAAGGCCGGGTGCTGAAAATACAAGCACCGGGCAAAAAGGCATCCAGAGCCCAATCCACACCAGACAGGGGACAGGCTGGCTGGAAAATGGATGGTCACCATGGTTCAGAACTGAGTAGATGGCACCCTTATGGACAGATGACTGGGGGTCTTTTCCTTCCTCGCGTGGTAGGGGGCTGCGTGCAGGGCGCAGAGACCCTCATGGACCCCGCCCAGCACAGAGGGAACATCCTGAGTGGACCAGGACAGACCCGAGGTGTCTTCAATCTCTTGGACACTGAGAAAGCGGACACATTTCCAGACTTCTGGCCCGCCCCATACGGTACTGAGGTAGCCCTCCTTCAACGAAGAGGGAGAAAATGCGGTCCATGCTGGCTAGTTTGGGTTCTGGGGCTAGTCCTCCCGCTGGGCTGGCTACCCACCTCTAGAGAGGCCAACACCGAGGGGGAAGCAATAGGATTTGCAATTCCTACAGCCAGGCATCTGGTAGTGTTTTCGGATTCAGCTCCTCCtggccttctcctcttccacccccacctccatccacccAGCTCCGATGGAGCCCAGATCCCTCTCCCTCAGGCATCACttttctccctgccccctgtcccgGGGTCAGGAGTCCCAAATCCAGTCTAGCCAGGAGTGGATGGCAAACATCGCCTCTGCCCAACGAGATCCCAGGAAAAGGTCCTAAATCCGGCCCCATAGATCAGGCTGGCACCTGGACATCCCGATACCCTTCTTCCCGCCACCACCGTGCGGACTCCCGGGGGGGAAGGGTCATCTCCCCTTGAAGATGCGTATCTTGTCTTCGGACGCCAGGCTGGCCGTGATGTTGGACTCGAAGTCCCCGTCGTGGACACCTGTTTTTCGGAAGGCCCCTGCCGACGGGTTGTTCTCCCAGTAGTGATGCCAGTTGCCTTTGCTGTCAGCCCCGAAGCCGTAGAGATCCACCTGCCAGAACCAAGAGAGAAGGACCGCCGCTCAGACAATCATGGTTCCTTGGGGTGTGAGTCGGGCCTCTATGCTAAATCCTTAGAGTACTGAACTAGGTGAACACTGGTAGGTCAATGGGTTTTGGGAACTGGGCATCGGATGTCAAGCAGGGTTGGGAGTTGGGTATTGGAGACTGGGTGTTGgcttgcatagagaagcagcatggctcagtggaaagagcccgggctttggagtcagaggtcatggcttcgaatcccggctccgccacatgtctgctgtgtgaccttgggcaagtcacttaacttctctgagcctcagttacctcatctgtaaaatggggatgaacactgtgagccccacgtgagacaacctcatcaccttgtatcctctccagcgcttagaacagtgctttgcacacagtaagcgcttaacaaatgccatcattattattattataaggtgctgGACTTTTGGGGCAGGGCATTGGCTGTTGAGTTGTTTTGGAGAATGGATGCTGGATGTTGAGAGATGGGCTTTGGGTATTGGAGGTTGGTTTAGGAGTTGGGGCACTGGACATTGGCTGGCACTGGGGGTTGGGTATCGGGCTGTGAATGTCGAGTTCTACTGGGTACTGGGTACTGGTTACTGACTGCTGGGTGTTGGGAATTGGGTGTTAGCTGACATTGGGTGCTGGGTATTGGATGTTGAGTAGCGTTGGGCATTGGGTACTGGATGCGGGACACTGGGAGCTGAGCTTTGGGTAGTAAGTGCAGGTCACTGGGTGTTGGGCATTGGGTATTGGTTGCTGGACACTGGGTGCTAAATGTTGGGCACTGAGTGCTGGACACGGGGTTGGATATTTGGGGTTGGCATTTGGGCGTTGGATGTTGTATAAAAGACGTCATCATTTTAAGCCCCACTGCCACGGCAGCTTGAAAAATCTGAACTGTAGTTTCCGTTGCATTGACACCCAATCCGCTCAAAGCCTCAACCCGCCTGCCCGGGGAGTGCGAAAAGGAAAGTCCCTTACCTCATCACACATGTGGAGGGAGAATATGACCGAGAGGATGCCAGTGGATGGATACCGGCCGTGGCCTTGGAGCCAACTGTCGAAGACGTACTTTATGAACACCGGGTGATAGATGAGGATCTGTGGGGTTTGAGGGAGGGAGTCCAGAGGAGGCAGGTCAAATGgggctttgggggtgagggagagatccCCTGGGCCCCTGCAAGCCAAAGGGAGAATGCTGGGCTCGGACCCCTCGAacccccacttccctgcccccacGTCCAGGATAATCACCGCCCCCCCAGAAGGTCAGTGCTCCCTGCCTTTATTTCCCAGCCGGTGAGAAGTGAAGGGGTGGCTGGTTGGAGAAGGCTACCACATTttaacctcccccacccccaaagataGAGGGGTTAATTTGGCCAGGAAAGCCCTGGGCTACAGCAGCCCTTCTgcaactctccatcccccccatcttacctcattcccttccccacagcacctgtatatgtgtatatatgtttgtacatatttattactctatttatttatttattttatttgtacatatctattctatttattttattttgttagtatgtttggtttgttctctgtctcccccttgtagactgtgagcccactgttgggtagggactgtctctatatgttgccaatttgtacttccgaagcgcttagtacagtgctctgcacatagtaagcgctcaataaatacgattgatgatgatgattgataagggcccccaggggagcagggattgtccctctctattgctgtattgcactttccctgcttagtgcaatgctctgcacacagcaagtactcaataaataggactgaatgaatgagagggccaGAGCCCAGGAGAGGAACAGTAGggtaatttacagtctggagttggCCCAGTGAGAGCTGAGCTGGATCAAAGTGATGACACCAAATGCAGTAAATGAGCTcaaaaaacatatagagacagagacagagagatgcttCATTCACCTTTTCCTTGCTCACTTTGATTTTACGTGGAACCGGGACGTACGTACTGTTGGGGAGAGAAAAGTGCAGTGTTAGTGAAAGTCCAAACACGCCAGGAATAGGAGAGTCCTGGCCCAGTTATGAGTCAAAAGCCATATGTCCTGAGGCCCCAACCCCagttccagcccagccccaggcaAGGACAAGCCCCAGAGAAAGCAGTAACTCTCCTTCTAGTTGCCCATTGCATGCCTCCGGCAGCAGGGAGCaccccggcctcagtttcccaccctGGGCTTCTCCCCATTTATTATTGGTTCATTGGTTATTTTTAAACAGTCCATTCAAGAAATAAAACTCAACGAACAGAACAGATATAGCTCACTGACCATACCCCCtgtctataacaataataatgacatttattaagcgcttactattcattcaatcgtacttattgagcatttactgtgcgcagagcactgttctaagcactcgggaggttacaaggtgatcaggttgtcccacgggggactcacgttcttaatccccattttacagatgaggtaactgaggcacagagaaatgaagtgacttgcccaaagtcacacagctgacagctggtggagccgggatttgaacccctgacctctgactccaaagcccgggctctttccactgagccacgctgcttctcatagacctGGCAGGGTCCGGGGCAAGCCCAAGAGGCCGGGTGAACCCCACCCCGGCCTTTACTCACAAATTGATGGTCCCTTTGGTGATGGCGCTGACCACCCACTGCAGGTCAGTGGTTTTGAAGGGGACCAGGATCATGCTGACGTTCGCCGCCAGCTCCGTGAAGCTCTCGGGATACATGAAGTGGTGAGTGGTTTTGCTCCCGACATCGGCCTCGAACCCAACTGTGGGCGCCCGGTTCATTCTGCCACGGGAGGAGGGCAAAGAGAATCGAACCCTCCCTTGCCCTCCCTTTCCTTACCAACCCTCAACTCCAGctctgctcttaataataataataattataataataatggcatttattaagcgcttactatgtgcaaaacactgttctaagcgctgga belongs to Tachyglossus aculeatus isolate mTacAcu1 chromosome 18, mTacAcu1.pri, whole genome shotgun sequence and includes:
- the ST3GAL1 gene encoding CMP-N-acetylneuraminate-beta-galactosamide-alpha-2,3-sialyltransferase 1, with protein sequence MAAMRKRSMKLFTFLVLLAFITPLLVNLANQAGVAPWGSRQFLLHLSEHVKKLVRFPLSSCGCRRCISEPKLSPWFDARFNQTVQPLLTPQNTLVPEDTYKWWLNLQREKEPRSLNETLRELFATIPGDADPLLGKGAPACRRCAVVGNSGNLKQSHYGPDIDSHDFVLRMNRAPTVGFEADVGSKTTHHFMYPESFTELAANVSMILVPFKTTDLQWVVSAITKGTINFTYVPVPRKIKVSKEKILIYHPVFIKYVFDSWLQGHGRYPSTGILSVIFSLHMCDEVDLYGFGADSKGNWHHYWENNPSAGAFRKTGVHDGDFESNITASLASEDKIRIFKGR